The Candidatus Aegiribacteria sp. region CAAACGAAATAACGGTCGAACCTGAGAACGGATTCGGGCTGCTCGCAAGATTGCAGTCGATGAAGGGCTGCACGCCGCCGCTTATGCCTGTCAGAGGATTGCATGTAAAGGTAAGGTATCTTGTAGTGCCCGCCGGTAGAGGATCTTCAGTCTTGTTCCAGATATGCATAATAGCGAAATTGTCAGTAACGACAACATCTTTACAGTCATGGTTTACCACTGTGATATCCCGCGCTCTGATGGGGAGAAGAACTATTGGAGACCTGTAACCCCACTTACTCGTATAGCCGGGACTTCCCTCTATATTCATAGTTATGGTCACAGTGACCTCCCACGGAGTATCTGTACTGTCAACCACTACATCTTCAGAATAGAGCAATGTATCGTAAACACCCACACCGATGGGAACCCTCGCCTCCATAGCGGGATCTCCGTAAAGCGCGGAACCGTTCAGATCGGGTGCGCCTCCCGCTCCCGGGGTTCCATTGTATTTGTCGTAATAGAGAGCCTGATTCGCAAGGTAATAAGCCTGCGGCCAGGTGTAATGTGCCTGACGCTCGAAGTACGCTTTGGTTCCTCCGTGCTGCTGACTGTACGATCCCTCGTTTATTACGTATCCGGTGTAGAAGTACGCTCCCGCGGTATGGAGCCATCCAAGAGCCATAGAATTGAAGTTAGTTATCTTGCCGATCTGACAATTTCCGAGTCCAAAGAAAATCTTGGGATTGTCAGAGTTTATATGCAGTGTGTCTAACGCATTTGTGCGGCCGAGCGCCTGGCATCCCGAGATTCCGTACGATCTGAAATATCCTTCGTCACCGGAAGTTGGATAGTGCATCTGCCACTGGTAATGAGCACCGTGTCCGCTTGTAACGAAAATATCGATAGAGTCGGCATTCAGGCAGTCAACAAGCCATTGCGTTCTGTCCGTGGGGCCGTCTGTGTGCTGAATAGCGTCCGGATCGTTCAGCGCTTTGGTATAGTAAAGTCCATAAGTACTCTCGCTTGTGGAAATACCCCGCGGATAATGGGTAAGATCACAGCTGGTAGTTCCTCCGAGAACTGTTTCAACGTCAAACCCCTCTGGACCGGTCGCTAGCCTCAGAGCGTCGGACGCATAGTATCCTGTAACGATTCCCCATATAGCGTCTCCGTACGGATCGTCATCCAGTCCACGGCCGAATTTCCATACGGTATCCACGAATGTCGCTGTTGCGTTATCCCATTCAGATACGAATGCGATGTAATCCGGGGCGTACAGGCTGAGGGAATGTTGAATGTTGTAGATACTTCCTGAGTAAGTAAAAACCTCGGCCGAATACTTCGCTACAAGGCTGTCCACCACTTCGGCCCAATCGGCCTCAAGGTAAGTATCATCCCGAACCACTACCGCATATCTGAACGAACCTCTTTCCGCAGTCCACTGTGCCGTGACCGGAGCGGCAAAGATGCAAAGAAGGCACAGAACAACAAGGAGAGTGCCTGCATTTCCCGCATTCGTGAAAGAACGAACTGTACCCGGATGATTCTTCATGATGACCTTCCGTTTCTGTTATGTAAGCACCTTTATCTCTACAATATCATTTACTTATCTATTGATAGCTCCTTTATGGAATATTTGAAGAGAGATGTCAAGCCATATGCTATAACCCGCAAACAGCGTACATGGTAAATAAAGAGACTATTTCCATTCCGAGATAACAAGGCACTTTCCGGTTGCGGTTGAGCTTCCCGCGTTTATACGGTAGAAGTACATTCCGGAATCAATACCATCCGGGTTCCAGTTAACGGAGTGAGTTCCCGGCATCTGTTCTCCCTGCGCCAGTTCTGTTATCAGTCGTCCTCT contains the following coding sequences:
- a CDS encoding T9SS type A sorting domain-containing protein, whose product is MKNHPGTVRSFTNAGNAGTLLVVLCLLCIFAAPVTAQWTAERGSFRYAVVVRDDTYLEADWAEVVDSLVAKYSAEVFTYSGSIYNIQHSLSLYAPDYIAFVSEWDNATATFVDTVWKFGRGLDDDPYGDAIWGIVTGYYASDALRLATGPEGFDVETVLGGTTSCDLTHYPRGISTSESTYGLYYTKALNDPDAIQHTDGPTDRTQWLVDCLNADSIDIFVTSGHGAHYQWQMHYPTSGDEGYFRSYGISGCQALGRTNALDTLHINSDNPKIFFGLGNCQIGKITNFNSMALGWLHTAGAYFYTGYVINEGSYSQQHGGTKAYFERQAHYTWPQAYYLANQALYYDKYNGTPGAGGAPDLNGSALYGDPAMEARVPIGVGVYDTLLYSEDVVVDSTDTPWEVTVTITMNIEGSPGYTSKWGYRSPIVLLPIRARDITVVNHDCKDVVVTDNFAIMHIWNKTEDPLPAGTTRYLTFTCNPLTGISGGVQPFIDCNLASSPNPFSGSTVISFDLPDRVPVTLEVFDITGRLVDTLISDDMPAGTNTVTWSGTAANQTPSGIYICRLVAGSRSYTARLVHLQ